The Paenibacillus sp. MBLB1832 genome has a window encoding:
- a CDS encoding methyltransferase domain-containing protein translates to MEDKHDKTKRLSVYLPEKVKSDLEGMAEETGLSMTQLIVMATQGLLANYAAQGGAIFADLLSARHRILHEVKEKQALLSEEKLSMQAYYGARAEEYERIYHREDAEFQQELAMLAGVLTHQVKGRRVLEIACGTGYWSQIAAETAAQLVGVDIRPEVLHIAESKSWPKRNATFIEGDAYELSAIRGEFDFGLANFWFSHIPRNRIESFLQGFHARLGSGAQVLIADNVYVAGRGGELITREDSEDTYKRRELADGSMHEILKNYFSYEELNEIFRPLSEHLRIFVGGSFWYVSYTVK, encoded by the coding sequence TTGGAAGATAAGCATGATAAGACGAAAAGACTTTCGGTGTATTTGCCAGAAAAAGTGAAGTCAGACTTGGAGGGGATGGCAGAGGAAACGGGGTTGTCGATGACTCAACTGATCGTGATGGCGACGCAGGGGCTGCTTGCGAATTATGCTGCTCAGGGCGGCGCGATTTTCGCTGATTTATTATCGGCAAGGCATCGCATCCTTCACGAAGTGAAGGAGAAACAGGCGCTTCTCAGCGAAGAGAAGCTGAGCATGCAAGCCTACTACGGGGCGCGAGCTGAGGAGTATGAACGGATTTATCACCGCGAGGATGCGGAGTTTCAGCAAGAGCTGGCGATGCTCGCAGGTGTGCTAACGCATCAAGTGAAGGGACGCCGCGTCCTGGAGATTGCTTGTGGCACGGGCTATTGGTCGCAAATCGCTGCAGAAACCGCTGCACAGCTGGTCGGCGTCGACATTCGACCTGAAGTGCTCCACATCGCGGAGTCAAAATCGTGGCCGAAGAGAAATGCCACCTTCATCGAAGGGGATGCCTACGAGCTGTCTGCGATTCGAGGGGAATTCGATTTCGGACTAGCAAACTTCTGGTTCTCGCATATCCCGCGGAATCGGATCGAGAGCTTTCTCCAAGGCTTTCATGCTCGACTGGGCAGCGGCGCACAGGTGCTCATTGCGGATAACGTCTATGTTGCAGGTAGAGGCGGCGAGCTAATCACGCGTGAGGATAGCGAAGACACCTACAAGCGACGCGAGCTGGCTGACGGCTCCATGCATGAGATTCTGAAGAACTACTTTAGCTATGAAGAGTTAAATGAGATCTTTCGCCCGCTCTCTGAGCATTTGCGAATCTTCGTGGGGGGCAGCTTCTGGTATGTGAGCTACACGGTGAAGTAG
- a CDS encoding YwhD family protein encodes MEADKKKLALNIVSSKVNHKGFGAGAIDLSNVSGVIIDGEEAYLDEGTLHAKSKIEKGIKFSMNKEEVPNGRKAWIVWVAVDRAEDGAYYAGMSACEMLIDTEARRGWKILADHVNKMDAAMKRKFVLEGLSDKEREALRTCLIAHNEDWWNRSDQTLKDALS; translated from the coding sequence ATGGAAGCGGATAAAAAGAAGCTAGCCTTAAATATAGTAAGTTCCAAAGTCAATCATAAAGGATTCGGCGCAGGTGCGATTGACCTTAGCAACGTATCTGGCGTTATTATCGATGGTGAAGAAGCCTACCTGGATGAAGGGACCCTTCATGCGAAGAGCAAGATCGAGAAAGGGATTAAGTTCTCGATGAATAAAGAGGAAGTTCCAAATGGCCGCAAAGCGTGGATCGTTTGGGTCGCGGTAGATCGCGCGGAAGACGGTGCTTACTACGCAGGGATGTCGGCGTGCGAGATGTTGATTGATACCGAAGCGCGCCGCGGATGGAAGATCTTGGCCGATCATGTGAACAAGATGGATGCCGCAATGAAGCGTAAATTCGTACTGGAGGGTTTGTCCGACAAGGAGCGTGAAGCGTTGCGCACTTGTCTGATCGCACACAACGAAGACTGGTGGAATCGCTCGGACCAAACGCTGAAGGATGCGTTATCGTAA
- the sugE gene encoding quaternary ammonium compound efflux SMR transporter SugE → MAWLFLVIAGVFEVVWAISLKYSNGFTKLVPSAITLAGMGVSFYFLAVATKTLPIGTAYAAWTGIGAVGAIIIGTMFLDEPISLLRILFMVLILVGVLGLKFTSGH, encoded by the coding sequence ATGGCATGGTTATTTCTCGTTATTGCGGGTGTGTTCGAGGTGGTGTGGGCTATCTCATTGAAATATTCCAATGGATTTACCAAACTTGTCCCGTCAGCGATCACCTTAGCAGGCATGGGGGTTAGCTTCTACTTCCTTGCTGTTGCTACCAAAACACTGCCCATCGGCACCGCCTATGCGGCATGGACGGGGATCGGCGCCGTCGGCGCGATCATCATCGGGACGATGTTCCTAGATGAGCCGATTAGTCTGCTGCGCATCTTGTTCATGGTGCTGATTTTGGTTGGTGTGCTGGGGTTAAAGTTTACATCTGGGCATTAG
- a CDS encoding C40 family peptidase, which translates to MDSAVDDLMGTPYKWAGTTTKGFDCSGFTSYLFSEFGIDIPHSSKSQNKEGYWIDKSELRKGDLVFFNTDGSGISHVGMYLGNGEFVHSATNQGVVKNKLSESYYAKRYVSARRVLWDDIYNQLTAESN; encoded by the coding sequence ATGGACAGCGCCGTCGATGACCTCATGGGAACTCCGTACAAATGGGCTGGCACAACAACCAAAGGGTTTGATTGCTCTGGGTTCACGTCCTACCTATTCAGCGAGTTCGGCATCGACATTCCGCACAGCTCTAAATCCCAAAACAAAGAAGGCTACTGGATCGACAAAAGTGAACTTCGTAAGGGCGATCTCGTATTTTTCAACACGGATGGCAGCGGTATCTCTCACGTAGGGATGTACCTGGGCAATGGTGAATTCGTTCACTCCGCCACAAACCAAGGTGTTGTTAAGAATAAGTTGAGCGAATCCTACTACGCGAAGCGGTATGTGTCAGCCAGACGAGTTCTGTGGGATGATATCTACAACCAACTAACTGCTGAATCCAATTAA
- a CDS encoding M1 family metallopeptidase produces MINLFNSRKVQWIAVMLLAAGAVFITDTLLPSTPRGIVPVVSKEVPLAKSPDMRSADSGNPVETSTPLSYRIAEYHMNVTYIPETQQLQGQQTLTWENPGSVPVNDIYFHLYPNAFASKKTTFMRESGGKLREDEAKADSGGSMELLSVKSDEGNDLTKRMTFVQPDDGNKDDHTLLKIPLTKPVGPGERVTIRTEFLVKLPVAFARMGYVDDFVMAGQWFPKVAAYERKGTRGRTEPGWDLHQYHGNSEFYADFGMYDVKIQVPANYTVAATGFPVKPAVTDKGMKTYQFYAEDVHDFAWSASPHFVYVEEPFSAPQVPGVKIKLYLDPNHQDLKDRYMYAAKKALARYSQWYGTYPYSTLSIVVPPAGGNGAGGMEYPTLVTAWGASDKDPDLELERVVVHEIGHQFFYGLVASNEFEEAWLDEGFTSYAEDKVMEAEYGDKPNLAVESSYITSPNALRKDAWAYTGHEQYAENVYTRGKLVLKAIEQQVGTKVMDRIMKTYFQRWQFKHPSTKDFQQVVEDVSKTKWDDFFNQYVYGDRMMDYSVESVQIKPQGSKGSETYESTVRIVKHGGNSPEVPIQFHFADGTSLDKTWDGKDSSIEFKFTNASPVDWVRIDPTYTLVLENKHINNFYQTELNTKWQIRWNLGLAQFLQALFGSVAW; encoded by the coding sequence ATGATTAATCTATTCAATAGCCGCAAAGTACAGTGGATTGCCGTCATGCTGCTGGCTGCCGGCGCCGTGTTTATAACGGACACGTTGCTCCCTTCCACACCACGAGGGATTGTTCCCGTCGTTTCCAAAGAGGTTCCTTTGGCGAAGTCACCGGACATGCGGTCTGCCGATAGCGGGAACCCCGTAGAAACATCAACACCGCTTAGCTATCGCATTGCTGAATATCACATGAACGTTACTTACATTCCTGAAACACAGCAGCTCCAAGGACAGCAAACCCTCACATGGGAAAATCCAGGGTCTGTACCTGTGAATGACATCTATTTTCATCTCTACCCGAATGCGTTCGCCTCGAAGAAAACGACGTTCATGCGGGAATCGGGCGGCAAGCTGCGCGAGGACGAAGCCAAAGCTGACAGCGGCGGCAGCATGGAGCTGTTATCTGTAAAATCCGATGAAGGCAATGACCTCACCAAACGGATGACGTTCGTACAGCCAGATGACGGCAATAAGGACGACCATACGTTACTCAAAATTCCACTCACGAAACCCGTCGGTCCTGGGGAACGCGTTACGATCCGAACCGAATTCCTGGTGAAGCTGCCCGTTGCCTTTGCCCGGATGGGTTATGTGGACGACTTCGTCATGGCAGGGCAATGGTTTCCGAAAGTTGCGGCCTACGAGCGCAAAGGTACGCGCGGCCGGACCGAGCCTGGTTGGGACCTCCATCAATATCATGGGAATTCGGAGTTCTATGCCGACTTCGGGATGTATGATGTGAAAATTCAAGTGCCCGCCAATTACACGGTAGCCGCTACTGGCTTCCCAGTGAAGCCAGCTGTGACCGATAAGGGTATGAAGACGTACCAATTTTATGCGGAAGATGTCCATGATTTCGCTTGGTCCGCCTCCCCCCATTTCGTCTATGTCGAGGAACCTTTCTCGGCGCCGCAAGTGCCAGGAGTTAAGATTAAGCTATATCTCGATCCGAACCATCAAGACTTGAAGGATCGCTATATGTACGCTGCCAAAAAAGCGCTAGCGCGCTACAGCCAGTGGTACGGAACGTATCCGTACTCGACCCTTTCCATTGTCGTGCCTCCTGCCGGCGGGAATGGCGCTGGCGGGATGGAGTATCCCACATTAGTAACGGCTTGGGGAGCATCCGACAAAGATCCAGATCTGGAACTCGAGCGTGTCGTCGTCCACGAAATTGGCCATCAATTTTTCTACGGACTCGTGGCCAGCAATGAATTCGAAGAAGCGTGGCTCGATGAAGGCTTTACATCTTATGCCGAGGACAAGGTGATGGAAGCGGAGTATGGCGATAAGCCGAATTTAGCCGTTGAATCCAGCTACATTACCTCACCGAATGCGCTGCGCAAAGACGCATGGGCCTATACCGGGCATGAGCAGTACGCTGAAAATGTGTATACGCGCGGCAAGCTTGTACTAAAGGCGATTGAGCAGCAAGTGGGCACCAAAGTCATGGACCGCATCATGAAAACCTACTTCCAGCGGTGGCAGTTCAAGCATCCGTCTACGAAGGATTTTCAGCAAGTTGTGGAGGATGTCAGCAAGACGAAGTGGGATGATTTCTTCAACCAATATGTGTATGGCGATAGGATGATGGATTATTCGGTTGAAAGCGTGCAGATCAAGCCTCAAGGCAGTAAGGGCTCCGAGACGTACGAAAGTACCGTCCGCATTGTGAAACATGGCGGCAATTCACCAGAAGTGCCGATTCAGTTCCATTTTGCTGATGGGACGTCGCTGGATAAAACATGGGATGGCAAAGACAGCTCCATCGAATTCAAATTTACGAACGCCTCCCCCGTCGACTGGGTGCGGATCGATCCAACCTATACGCTCGTGCTGGAGAATAAGCATATCAACAACTTTTATCAAACGGAGTTAAATACGAAATGGCAAATACGGTGGAATCTCGGCCTCGCCCAGTTCCTGCAAGCTCTGTTCGGCTCAGTCGCCTGGTAA
- a CDS encoding ABC transporter permease subunit yields the protein MRKRPSTAFYLSIAFLALFLLVMVFGSWLKPHGISPEDKINMIQYQADGKTRYSIPPYAPNGTFLLGTDHRGYDMLSLLLNGLKYTLGTALGLTLLRFAFALPWGLWSGMTGRTRGLLRSLQWAIAAVPAFIFLYPPLAGMYYGLRLDLGAKADPHNQLIFSLTFIILVTLIGLFPLAHQIADRTRYYRCKMFIEASRLMGGSFWHRTLRHIVPSMRNEMMFIFLSEFMQVLFLLGQLAVFHIVLGGTETIGDEEAGFQITISTSGEWLSLIAYGSRYIRLHPWIILSSGTCFALLFLSLQFFLSQLKRRYGEERQLM from the coding sequence ATGAGGAAACGTCCTTCTACCGCGTTTTATCTATCAATTGCTTTCCTAGCGCTGTTCCTGCTTGTGATGGTGTTCGGGTCCTGGTTGAAGCCCCATGGCATCTCGCCTGAGGATAAAATCAACATGATTCAATACCAAGCAGACGGTAAAACAAGATACAGCATTCCGCCTTATGCACCGAACGGCACGTTCCTGTTGGGGACTGATCATCGGGGCTACGATATGCTGAGCTTACTATTGAATGGGTTAAAATACACCCTCGGAACGGCGCTGGGTCTGACCCTGCTTCGTTTTGCTTTCGCTTTGCCGTGGGGCTTATGGAGCGGCATGACGGGCCGAACCCGAGGGTTACTCCGCTCTTTGCAGTGGGCGATTGCGGCGGTGCCAGCGTTCATTTTTCTCTATCCGCCACTGGCGGGGATGTATTATGGACTTAGGCTCGATCTTGGAGCCAAAGCAGACCCGCACAATCAGCTGATATTCAGCCTCACGTTTATTATTTTAGTCACGTTGATCGGCTTGTTTCCGCTGGCGCATCAGATCGCAGACCGGACTCGTTATTATCGCTGCAAAATGTTTATTGAAGCGTCCCGCTTAATGGGCGGTTCGTTCTGGCATCGGACGCTGCGGCATATCGTCCCTTCGATGCGCAATGAAATGATGTTCATTTTCCTCAGCGAATTCATGCAGGTGCTTTTCCTTCTGGGGCAGCTTGCTGTCTTCCATATCGTACTTGGTGGCACGGAGACCATTGGCGATGAGGAGGCTGGATTCCAAATCACGATTAGCACCTCGGGGGAATGGTTGTCGCTAATCGCCTACGGATCGCGTTACATACGTCTGCATCCGTGGATCATTCTTAGCAGCGGCACATGCTTCGCTTTGCTGTTCCTGTCCCTTCAGTTCTTCTTGAGTCAGTTGAAACGAAGATATGGGGAAGAGCGCCAATTGATGTAA